The following are encoded together in the Lactuca sativa cultivar Salinas chromosome 1, Lsat_Salinas_v11, whole genome shotgun sequence genome:
- the LOC111902303 gene encoding probable carboxylesterase 13 has protein sequence MAFSFAPLPLSHPEEIHHDLSPFILIHKNGRIERLVGEETTPPSTDHTTGVLSKDVQISPETGLSARIYLPGAITSQEHKLPVLIYFHGGGFVVGTAFSAMFQPFLNRLALEAQTIIVSVDYRSAPEHLYPTQYDDSWEAIKWAAFHATTNGMESWLNDYADFERLFFGGESAGGNIAHQMGMRIGLGKDLDAFGDRVKLSGIILIHPYFWGETLIGGEVNADVKERNILEKLWRVMNPSFSSLDDPLINPSKDPTLWMLGCEKVLVSVAEKDLLRDRGRYYYEVLGKSGWNGRVDIIKAKGEGHAFHLFPPFRENATTLFKSMCSFINGDE, from the coding sequence ATGGCCTTCTCCTTCGCTCCATTGCCTTTATCACACCCTGAAGAGATACACCATGACCTTTCCCCGTTTATACTTATCCATAAAAATGGTCGTATTGAACGACTAGTCGGAGAAGAGACCACCCCTCCCTCAACCGATCACACCACCGGAGTTCTCTCCAAAGATGTCCAAATCTCACCGGAAACAGGCCTCTCCGCCAGAATCTATTTGCCAGGAGCTATTACCTCCCAAGAACATAAACTCCCTGTCCTTATTTACTTCCACGGTGGTGGTTTCGTTGTTGGAACAGCCTTCAGTGCCATGTTCCAACCCTTCCTTAACAGGCTTGCTTTGGAAGCACAAACCATCATCGTTTCTGTTGATTACAGAAGCGCCCCCGAACATCTCTATCCAACTCAATACGATGATTCTTGGGAAGCCATCAAATGGGCTGCTTTTCATGCAACAACAAATGGCATGGAGTCATGGCTTAATGACTATGCTGATTTTGAACGTCTCTTCTTTGGTGGGGAAAGTGCTGGTGGAAACATAGCTCACCAAATGGGGATGCGGATTGGGTTAGGAAAAGACTTGGATGCTTTTGGTGATCGAGTGAAGCTTTCTGGGATTATCTTGATCCATCCATACTTCTGGGGAGAAACACTAATTGGTGGTGAGGTGAATGCTGATGTTAAGGAAAGAAATATCTTAGAAAAACTATGGCGGGTAATGAACCCATCATTTAGCAGTTTGGATGACCCGTTAATAAACCCGTCAAAAGACCCGACTCTTTGGATGTTAGGGTGTGAAAAGGTACTTGTTTCTGTGGCTGAGAAAGATTTGTTGAGGGATAGAGGACGCTACTATTATGAAGTTCTGGGGAAAAGTGGATGGAATGGGCGAGTAGATATAATTAAAGCCAAAGGAGAGGGACATGCTTTCCATTTGTTTCCACCTTTTCGTGAAAACGCAACAACTTTGTTCAAGAGTATGTGTTCTTTCATCAATGGGGACGAGTAA